In Candidatus Zixiibacteriota bacterium, the genomic window CCCAGCGCAACCCGGTGGCATCGGTGCTGTACATGATTCTCTCTCTGGTGGCCCAGGCGGTCTGTTACGTTCAGTTGGGCGGGCTGTTTCTCGGCGCCATCCTGGTAATTGTGTACGCCGGCGCGATACTGGTTCTGTTCCTGTTCGTCATCATGTTGCTGAACCTGCGGGGCAGCGAGGACCTTGGCGCGCCCGCCCGACCCGTGGGTCAGTTTACTAAGTATATATTCGGCGTGCTCCTGACCATGGAGCTGGTTTTTATCGTGCGGGCGGTTCCGTTCAGCGGGACACCGGCCGGTATCGTTCAGCCGACGACAAGCGACTTCGGTTCGGTCAAAGATGTGGCAATGACTATGTTCACGGATTACCTCTATCCCTTTGAACTGACCGGCGTGCTGCTCTTAGTTGCCGTGGTCGGCGCGGTAGTGATAGCCAGAAAGCACCAGCTGGCCGTCAGGGAGGCCGGAGAGCGGCCTGCTACAGGCGAAGAGGTGGAGGAGTAGCATGGTTCCGATCTATGCCTATCTCGTGCTGGCGGTGGTGCTGTTCGGCATCGGGACGATCGGCGTTCTCATCACCCGCAATATGATTGTGTTGTTCATGTCGATCGAAGTCATGCTCAATGCGGCGAACCTGGCGATTATGGCGTTTTCGCGGGCATTGAATCTAATTGATGGCCACGTGATTGTGTTTCTGGTGCTGACCATTGCCGCGGCTGAGGCCGCGGTCGGGCTGGCGCTGATTGTCATGGTCTATCGCAACCGCGAAACGATCAATATCGACCGCTTCAGTTTGATGAAATGGTAGGATAAGTCTAAGTGGCTGACCTTTTGTTCCTGATACCGCTGCTGCCCTTGATCGGTTTTCTGATCAACGGCCTTCTGATCGGACGGCTGCCGAAGCCGGTGATCAGCCTGGTGGCGTGCGGGACGGTCGGTCTGGCGTTCTTGTTGTCGGCGGCGGCCTTTTTTGAGCTGCGCTCGCTCGCACCCGACGCCCGCCAGGTGACCCAGACCCTGTTCACCTGGATATCGTCCGATCAGTTTCATGTCAACATCGGGTTCCTGCTGGATCCTCTCTCGGCGGTGATGATCCTGGTCGTCACCGGAGTCGGTTTCCTGATTCATGTCTACTCGGTCGGGTACATGGGGCACGACAAGGGGTACGGCCGTTACTTCGCCTACCTGAACCTGTTTACCTTCGCCATGCTGACGCTCGTGCTGGCGGATAATTTCCTCCTGCTCTTTGTCGGCTGGGAGGGTGTCGGGCTCTGTTCCTACCTGCTGATCGGCTTCTGGTTTGAGAAACAGTCGGCTACCGATGCGGGCAAGAAGGCGTTTATTGTCAACCGGATCGGCGATTTCGGCTTCCTGATCGGCATGTTCCTTGTCTTCTGGAATGTCGGTTCGCTTGATTTCGTCACCGTCTCGAAAATGGCCCCCGAAGTGTTTGTATTCGGCGGGGGACTGATTACCGCTACCTGCCTCCTACTATTTCTTGGGGCGACCGGCAAATCGGCGCAGGTACCCCTCTATGTATGGTTGCCGGATGCGATGGAAGGCCCCACGCCGGTGTCGGCGCTCATCCATGCCGCCACCATGGTAACGGCCGGAGTGTACATGCTGGCGCGCACCAACGCGCTGTTCGTTCTGGCGCCGGATGCGTTGTACGTAGTGGCGGTAATCGGCGCGACCACCGCGATATTTGCCGCTACAATCGGACTCGCGCAGAACGACATTAAGCGCGTGCTGGCATACTCGACGGTCAGCCAGCTCGGTTACATGTTTCTCGCCTGCGGGGTGGCGGCGTTTACGGCCGGGATATTCCATCTGATGACTCACGCCTTCTTCAAGGCGCTTCTGTTTCTGGGTGCGGGATCAGTCATTCATGCCATGTCCGGCAAGCAGGACATGAGGGAGATGGGCGGCCTGAAGAAGCATCTGCCGATCACGTACAACACGATGCTTCTGGCCACGCTGGCTATCGCCGGCATCCCGTTCTTTTCCGGTTTTTTCTCCAAGGACGAAATACTCTGGAAGGCTTATGCCTCGTCGACTCACGGCGGCTGGCAGTTCTGGCTGATCGGGGTCGCCGGAGCCGGACTGACCGCGTTCTACATGTTTCGCCTGGTTTTCATGACCTTCTATGGCGAAGAGCGGATGGATGCCGAGACCAGGCATCATATTCATGAATCGCCCCGGAGCATGACCTTGCCGCTCATGGTGCTGGGAGTGCTCTCCGTAGTCGGCGGCTATATCGGCATACCTCATCTGTTCGGCGTGACCAACTACTTCGAGGAGTGGCTGCACCCCGTGATGGCCGGGCCGTCACAGAAGGCCGCCCACCACGCCCTGGCCGCGGGATCGTATCATTCGCCGGTGGAGGAGCTGTCGCTCATGATCATCTCGGTCGGCCTCGTGGTCTTCGCGATCTACATGGCGTATTACTATTATCGCAAGAACACAGCAGCGGCCACAAGCCTGGCCGAGCGCCTTTCGGGAGTCAAAACGCTCCTGGTAAACAAGTACTATGTCGATGAGATTTACGGCGCTATCATTGTGCGGCCCACGGTATACTTCTCGTTGTTTCTGTGGAAGATCTTCGATGTACTCGTGATTGACGGCATTCTGAACGGTTTGGCGCGCCTCTGGCGGGACGTTTCCGACGGGCTTCGATTCACCCAGAGCGGCCAGCTGCGCGGCTACGCGACTTTGTTCTCGATCGGCGTGATCGTAACGATAGCGTATTTCCTGTTCGGATAGACTATGGATAGCATGCTTCTGACCCTGGTGACGTTTTTCCCCATGATTGGGGTGGTGCTGCTCCTGTTCGTGCCCAATGACCGGCACGACACGATCAAAGGGGTCACGCTGATTATCGCCTTCGTAACGCTGCTTTTCTCCATAGCCATTTATCAACTCTTCGATCCGAACGCCACCGGTATGCAGTTCGCGGTCGATTTGCCGTGGGTGATGTCACTCGGTATTCACTACCACATGGGGATCGACGGCATTTCGCTGCTTCTTATTGTCCTGACGGCGGTTCTGACCGTTCTCTGCGTGATCGCCTCGTGGAACTCAGTAACCCATGGTGTCAAGGGTTTCTACATCTCGCTTCTGTTGCTCACGACCGGCATGATCGGAGTTTTTTGCTCCCTCGACCTGTTTCTGTTTTATGTCTTCTGGGAGGTCATGCTGGTTCCGATGTATTTCATCATCGGCGTATGGGGCGGTCCCCGCCGGGTTTATGCGGCGATCAAGTTCGTGTTGTTCACGATGTTCGGCTCCCTGCTGATGCTGGTGGCGGTGCTGTACGTCTACTTCCAGTATCAGGCTTATTCGGGTG contains:
- a CDS encoding NADH-quinone oxidoreductase subunit J gives rise to the protein MTLDLATFLVSAVVAVLGATMMIAQRNPVASVLYMILSLVAQAVCYVQLGGLFLGAILVIVYAGAILVLFLFVIMLLNLRGSEDLGAPARPVGQFTKYIFGVLLTMELVFIVRAVPFSGTPAGIVQPTTSDFGSVKDVAMTMFTDYLYPFELTGVLLLVAVVGAVVIARKHQLAVREAGERPATGEEVEE
- the nuoK gene encoding NADH-quinone oxidoreductase subunit NuoK, with amino-acid sequence MVPIYAYLVLAVVLFGIGTIGVLITRNMIVLFMSIEVMLNAANLAIMAFSRALNLIDGHVIVFLVLTIAAAEAAVGLALIVMVYRNRETINIDRFSLMKW
- the nuoL gene encoding NADH-quinone oxidoreductase subunit L → MADLLFLIPLLPLIGFLINGLLIGRLPKPVISLVACGTVGLAFLLSAAAFFELRSLAPDARQVTQTLFTWISSDQFHVNIGFLLDPLSAVMILVVTGVGFLIHVYSVGYMGHDKGYGRYFAYLNLFTFAMLTLVLADNFLLLFVGWEGVGLCSYLLIGFWFEKQSATDAGKKAFIVNRIGDFGFLIGMFLVFWNVGSLDFVTVSKMAPEVFVFGGGLITATCLLLFLGATGKSAQVPLYVWLPDAMEGPTPVSALIHAATMVTAGVYMLARTNALFVLAPDALYVVAVIGATTAIFAATIGLAQNDIKRVLAYSTVSQLGYMFLACGVAAFTAGIFHLMTHAFFKALLFLGAGSVIHAMSGKQDMREMGGLKKHLPITYNTMLLATLAIAGIPFFSGFFSKDEILWKAYASSTHGGWQFWLIGVAGAGLTAFYMFRLVFMTFYGEERMDAETRHHIHESPRSMTLPLMVLGVLSVVGGYIGIPHLFGVTNYFEEWLHPVMAGPSQKAAHHALAAGSYHSPVEELSLMIISVGLVVFAIYMAYYYYRKNTAAATSLAERLSGVKTLLVNKYYVDEIYGAIIVRPTVYFSLFLWKIFDVLVIDGILNGLARLWRDVSDGLRFTQSGQLRGYATLFSIGVIVTIAYFLFG